One Setaria viridis chromosome 7, Setaria_viridis_v4.0, whole genome shotgun sequence genomic region harbors:
- the LOC117864582 gene encoding uncharacterized protein: MDFDFELLQPCEEPFYGIVPGKGSYPIVRVVLQITFGTQANYCPKYLIFDVANFKTFYHASKFMAIPYHTYLVLKMPAPNGVLSIYGDVETSYKCYIKAFQLVEALELSAKTTAIIAKA; the protein is encoded by the coding sequence ATGGACTTCGACTTCGAGCTGCTCCAACCTTGTGAAGAacccttctatggcatcgtCCCCGGCAAAGGATCCTACCCGATTGTTCGAGTTGTTTTGCAAATCACCTTTGGCACACAGGCCAACTACTGTCCGAAGTACCTCATATTCGATGTGGCAAACTTCAAGACTTTTTACCATGCTAGCAAGTTCATGGCGATCCCATACCACACATACCTTGTCCTCAAGATGCCAGCTCCAAATGGAGTCCTCTCCATCTACGGCGATGTCGAGACGTCGTACAAATGCTACATCAAGGCATTTCAGCTCGTGGAAGCCTTGGAGTTATCAGCTAAGACCACCGCCATAATAGCCAAGGCCTAG